A single region of the Chrysiogenia bacterium genome encodes:
- a CDS encoding CbiX/SirB N-terminal domain-containing protein, with protein sequence MSDLNTDAILLFAHGSRAPDLKIELGHVAELVKASTGVPIVEMAFLELAEPDMHFGVKTCVGQGAKRVTVVPYLLNVGNHLRRDLPSLIAEVRKAFPDTEILMAPHLGADQLLADLVAKRAGQAKSGEDPI encoded by the coding sequence ATGAGTGACCTCAACACAGATGCCATCCTGCTGTTCGCGCACGGATCGCGGGCCCCCGATCTCAAGATCGAGCTGGGTCACGTGGCCGAGCTCGTAAAAGCCTCAACGGGCGTCCCCATCGTGGAGATGGCCTTCCTGGAACTGGCAGAGCCGGACATGCACTTTGGCGTGAAGACCTGCGTGGGGCAGGGGGCCAAGCGGGTGACCGTCGTGCCCTACCTGCTCAACGTCGGCAACCACTTGCGCCGCGACCTGCCCAGCCTGATTGCCGAGGTCCGCAAGGCCTTTCCCGATACCGAAATTCTGATGGCCCCGCACCTGGGAGCCGACCAGCTTCTGGCCGACCTGGTGGCCAAGCGCGCGGGGCAGGCAAAGTCCGGCGAAGACCCGATTTGA
- a CDS encoding Lrp/AsnC family transcriptional regulator yields the protein MDVNEMDEVDKALTTLIQDEFPLVEDPYTELAKRGGLDVSGEEVRQRLEKLKKAKVIRQISAIFDSRNMGYKSSLVAVKAKPDEIEKVAKFINRHPGVSHNYKREHEFNIWYTVAVPPGEDLEKHVNALHEKSGALVTRILPTLKLYKIGVKLNLNDTSPEAATQKEKEGGVWNKHLKEAVEMSKDDIAAVRVLQPDLEMIPEPFKPLAEKMGVSQQELFAKAKELQERAVLRRYAGILHHRKAGFRSNGMGVWAVPEETVDEMGNKMAQFKIVSHCYRRPVYEDWRYNLFTMVHGESDDDCREMIRRMSEDTGLTDYDVLFSVVEFKKTRVEYFEEEDFGWLFDGEAA from the coding sequence ATGGACGTCAATGAAATGGATGAGGTCGACAAGGCCCTGACCACGCTGATTCAGGACGAGTTTCCCCTCGTCGAGGATCCCTATACCGAGCTGGCAAAGCGCGGCGGGCTCGACGTGTCCGGTGAGGAAGTGCGGCAGCGCCTGGAGAAGCTCAAGAAGGCCAAGGTGATTCGCCAGATCAGCGCGATCTTCGACTCGCGCAACATGGGCTACAAGAGCTCGCTCGTGGCGGTAAAAGCCAAGCCCGACGAGATCGAAAAGGTCGCCAAGTTCATCAACCGGCATCCGGGCGTCTCGCACAACTACAAGCGCGAGCACGAGTTCAATATCTGGTACACGGTGGCCGTCCCTCCGGGCGAAGACCTCGAAAAACACGTCAACGCCCTGCACGAGAAGTCCGGCGCGCTGGTGACCCGCATCCTTCCCACGCTCAAGCTCTACAAGATCGGCGTGAAGCTCAATCTCAACGATACCTCTCCCGAAGCAGCGACGCAGAAGGAAAAAGAGGGCGGCGTGTGGAACAAGCATCTCAAGGAAGCGGTTGAGATGAGCAAGGACGACATCGCCGCGGTGCGCGTGCTCCAGCCCGATCTGGAGATGATTCCCGAGCCCTTCAAGCCGCTGGCCGAGAAGATGGGCGTCTCCCAGCAGGAGCTCTTCGCCAAGGCCAAAGAGCTGCAGGAGCGCGCCGTGCTTCGTCGCTACGCGGGCATCCTTCATCATCGCAAGGCCGGTTTCCGCTCCAACGGTATGGGCGTGTGGGCCGTTCCCGAGGAAACCGTGGACGAGATGGGCAACAAGATGGCCCAGTTCAAGATCGTCTCCCACTGCTACCGCCGCCCCGTTTACGAGGACTGGCGCTACAACCTCTTCACCATGGTTCACGGCGAGAGCGACGATGATTGCCGCGAGATGATTCGTCGCATGTCGGAGGATACGGGCCTGACCGACTATGACGTTCTATTCTCCGTGGTGGAATTCAAGAAGACCCGCGTGGAATACTTCGAAGAAGAAGACTTCGGCTGGCTCTTTGACGGCGAAGCTGCCTGA